TGGTAACGGATTCAGCATGGTCTTTGGGGGTGGGGAAGTCATCATTAAGAAGAGTGATGAGATTATGGGAAAAGGATACAAACAGGGTGGATCGTATCGGTTGAGCATCATTGAAGGACCAGAACCAAAATCGGAGGGGAAAGTGGTGCACAAAGAAAAAATAAGCTTGTTTCCTGACAATGACCCATATTTATCTAACCTGAGGCGTCGAGGCTGGTATTTATCTTCTAGGTGCACAGTTCATGTTTGTAACTCTAGGGACATGTTTATGGACTACCAAGCATGGAGTGGTCATGAGGTGATTTTGGATAACAATGAGCATGTTGAGGTGGCTGGGACAGGGACAGTGAAGCTTCAGTTCACTACGGGAAAGATTATGACTCTTACAAATGTTTTTCACATGCCAACAATCAAGAAGTGTCTCTTATCACTTCATAAATTTCCTGAAAATGGTCTCAGCATATATTCTGGGGAAGGAGGGGAAATCATCATTAAGAAGGATAGCAAGATTATTGGCAAAGGCTACAACGAGGATGGATTGTTGCGGTTGAGCGTTGTGGATGAACACTAAGGTGAAGATTGAGACGCATGATCGAGTGATAGTTTGTCTAGGAGTGTTGGTTAGTACTAGCATCGGTTTTGACCTGTAAACACTTTTATGATTGCGTAGAAACTAGTAATATGGAATTTTTAAGAAATTGTATGGTGAATTCAAGCTTGTTAATTACTTTTGTTATAATTATCCTTCGAAATCTGTAAGTGTGATGATAAATATGGTTGCTAGTTGACACTTCTGCCAACATATTTACCACCATTTTAGCTAAGTTGGGGAATTGCGGTGTTTGTAATATTAATAGaatctaaaaaaaaactatcaagATCCTCATTTATATCTCTTTCCCTTTATACATGGAAAGCTGGGCAAAATACAAAGCAATTTACCAAACAAATCTCCAAGGATAATACTTTGTGTATATAGTTGTACATTTAACATATGTAAATCTTGTTTATGTCTTTTGATTTAAAGATCAAAAGTTTATGGATACCACTTAATACTATATTCAACATACAAACCTGTTTTAGTATGTTGATTTAATGGCATGTGTTTGATACATTGCAGCCCATTAAGGAGGCTGCACTTGGAAACATTCCAACTATTGCTTTTTATGACACTGATTCTCAAATGAAATATGTTGATATTGGTACTACATTGGTTGTTTGTTTTGGTATCGCGTAAAGATGGTTTTGCAGATGTGAGGTGTAATCAATCAAGGGCACAAGTGGGATCTTATGGTAGGTAGGAAGAATCTGCACTACTAAACTATGCGTTTAGTTCAGTAGTCTCGCATCAAAAACTGACTTTCTTTTGCAGCTGGTTGATCTGTATTTCTACTGGGAACAAAAAGAGGCCAAGGaaccaaaagatgaattagctGAGAGAGACATGAAATTGTTTCATCCTTTTGGATACTATCTCTTCCTTTTGCAGTATAATATAAGAAGGATAATTGAACCTGGGATTGGATGCATGGAACTTAATGAATACTTAACAGGTGGCACTTTAAGCTCAATTCTTTCCTCTGGACCCtttaaagttttgttattaAAGGTTTTAGTTTTAAGTTGTTGTTACGACTTATTGATacattttgtattatatatgtagTGTGTACTTGCTTTATGAGTTTTGTTATCGAGTTAGGCGAGTGTCTAATATGTTTGGTGCATTTTGTTGGACAGTTGGCAAGGTCATGGTGGACTTATGTATTGACCGTATTGGGAAGTTTACTATGCTGTTGGAGGTGGGCTGGAGATCTGCACTACACTTACACTTGGGTCATTTGTCCAATATCATCTTTGAGTTATTGTCTAATTTAGTAATTTGATATCCATTGTTACAAATTCTTGCAATAATGAAACATTTAATTAAACGGCATGACGGTTAGTGAGCTCTACATATATATTGCGCGACATAAACTCCAACTTACATATACACATCTTACGACAAAGCACTTagatatctttttatttatgataattCTGTTTGTAAATATGATAAAGGGTTATGTTTTTTATGCTTTGCTCTCCATCTGGATTCACATGTGGTATTGGAAATGGTTACTTCATGTTGTATAAAGAATATATCatacaaatatttattatttaatacgGGGTTTCTTATATTACCCGAATACCATCACCTCGAGCTATTCTTATACTTAACCTACTTCTAGCAAAGTCTTTTGAATTGAACCCACAAAGAATATGCAGTAAGGAAAGATGTTAGTAAATCCAAAAGACTACCAGTGACTATGAGGAGTGAGAGGATACCAGCTTAAGTTGCCCCCCATACGCCCCCAAGGACGTCCAACACACCACACCCACCCCCAAGTGATACTTCCCTAGAGTTTTTTCCCACATCCGATATTTTGGTTACCCAATTTTTCTACAAAAGTTGCTTAATGCCTCATTGTATCTACCAACTACTCTTTTgactataaattattaaattctaaaaaaaaaatatgtcacGTGATGATAGTCTTTCCATCATACAAAGTAGTCTTactttggttttttttaaaggatttaTTACAAGTTTATGGGTCAGCTATataaaagtcttttttttttaataatagccTTACGGGATAATGACATGtgaatgtagtgaactatgacaaaatatctatgttatgtatAAATCTAATcgaatgtctatgttatgtaacgaactcaccaaaactgtctaagtgatgcatgcTACCAGGTAATCTACAAGTAGCCGGTTACCATCCaaagggataatgacctgtgaatgtggtgaactatgacaaaatgtctatgttatgtattgatctaatcgggggtctatgttaagtaatgaacttaccaaaactgtctaagtcatgcatgttatttattgtttccaACTCCCCCCCGAGTATTTGAGAACTGGTATTTTCTTGTTtccatttagttatttattaatatcccGAAAAGAGAAATGACGAATTCTGAGGTCAAGGGGATTTGATCTTTTCAGCTTTAGACTTGTAATGCGTTCTTCTAAGTTTGTTGCAATTAGTTATTTTTTCTCATTTCAATTCTAAGTTATGCTTTAAGAAGCCAAGTAAGAATACGTCCCCTAGTCTctcattgtttgtttgtgtgggTTGTATATATGTACCCTTAGATTTGTGTATGTCAATGTGtatatgtttgtaaatatatgtaatgattGGTTTCAGGTTCTTGACTTTATAAGGGATCAAAATCTTCAAatgcgattttaatttttgagatctttgattttttggtaTTTGATTGTGTTAGGGTTGATCGGAAAAATGAGGAGGTAGGTGGCGCCCAAAATATATGAAGGTGTTtacagtttttatataattaccgaacttatatacatatatgtttccataacttatatttatttatatatgttaaataaataaaaattattaagattaaaaaataaagggaaaaaattGATGACCAGCTTTAGCCTGTAACATGCATCCCTTaaacagttttggtaagttcgttacataacatagacccccgattagatcaatacataacatagatatattgtcatagttcactactACCACATGTCATTATCCCTTAAAAATATGGATGGTAACCGACTACCTGTAGATTACCCGGTTgcatgcatcacttagacagttttggtaagttcgttatataacataaacccccgattagatcaatacataacataaacagtTTGTCATAATTCACTACATCCATATGTTATTATCCTTAGCCTCACTCCTAAGTTTAAATGACTAGTGTATACTCACGTCCTTATTCGAGTCAaacttttttaagaattttaacAAAACAAACTCGAATCATATATGggcctagttttttttttttttttcattacatTTTTATCTTAACTTTGTTGTATATACACATTTACCCCTCCTAGTTATTACTGTTTACTAAATCAGGAGAAGGGAAAGAGAAACGGAAATAAATCGAGAAGTTATTTAACCCCTCCTCCTTCTCGTCTTCCATATTCGCAGGCGTGTCTGTGTGTGAGAAACAAACGGAAAGCATTCCTTCAAAGTCAAAGGTAAATACTCCATATTCAACACTTGTaatttatattgtattttttactTGTAGTTTTTTACATTAATCAAGTTAATTATTTTGGTTTGTTAATTAGTACTCgtataaattagtgaataaataaatgCTTTAGAAAACGAAAGGGAATATAGGGAATCgtagtttttaattaaaaaaattggttaccgaatctttattattatatgatgaTTTATACATTAGGGTTTAAGGAATTAAAATGGTCCcctatttttatataatgttcCGGGTTCAAAATAtatgaaggtttttttttatgctAGCACGTGTTTgcatattattttttacatatcgATACACCAAACGTTGATGATGGTCACGCCACCACACCAAGGCGGTGTACTAACCACATCAGCACCACTAAATAACACagttataataagttaataaccaAAAAACTGGACTCGGCAATACCCAAAATGGAGCCCACACCAAATCGGCGTCAATACAAGGATGTCGGCCCAGCTACACTGCTGCATCGTCGCAACTACTCAAAAAAATTTcatgatatttatatatgttgcCGGCTCAAAATAATTGACTTGTGGCATGAAACGGAACTTGTTAGGGCTTTTAAGTTTGCCCAAACTATGTTAAAGTTTACAACATAGGAAACTTACTGCTCAATAGGAGCTTTAGAGGTTTGGGAACAATTATGAACTAAGAGACGAGCCTTAGAGGTAATGAATAATGATTTCGTTACGTGGATGCTACTACGAGTATGTCAATCTGTACCAATTTTTAACTCTGAGAATCGTGATGTCTTAAACACATATTTGTAACTAGTACCTCTATTGCACGAtggttttatatatagattaaggAATTTAGTATTATACGtatgatttttatttactttcaaaaaacaaaCGTCATTTAATTAGTACATATTGTATGAACGGGGCGGATCTATCTGCTTCCAATTCATGTCACAGTTGATGATATGAAAAATTTCATCATATCGGTAATCTGTGTGTAAGGTTATGGTTTGAGACAAAAATAGGTGTAAAAAAGATTTTGATGCTTAGTGCAGGGAAAAATAAGTGCAAGAAGGAATAAAAAATGGACAAATTTGAAAGCATGTCGAAAGAGTGAAGTTACTAACAAGTCATACCAATGGAGAATTTTTAGTTGAAAGTTGCTTATAGGTGTATCATGATGCTTAAAACCTCGAATATACAACATTTTGTTAGACGAAGCCATATTTTTGAGTTATTGGTTCTTTGCATGCATTTTTATTGAGTAGTTACTAAATCTTTGTATTAATGTTTCGTCTGTTCCATCCATCATGATTGAATTGctgttgtaacttgtaagtgaACATTTCTGAATTTAGCTTCTGATTTTCGTATACATAATAATATCTGTTTTTACTTTATACTGGACAGGTTGATCAGTCATGGCTGATAGGTCAAATCCCGAAAAGACAGGCAAGTGTCACGCATGTGGAGAAATAGGGCATTATGTTCGGGAGTGCAATGGTAGGAAATCTGTAGCCAGAACTGGCAAAGTAGTGCTAAATGAAACAATAGGAATTATGACTACAGAGGACCCGGTGTTATCTAAAGCAAGGACACGAGGCTGGTACTTTTTGTCTAGATGCACAGTGCATGTTTCTAACTCTAGAGACATGTTTGTTGAATACCAACCATTGAGCGGTCATCAGGTGATTATGGAGGAAAACAATAGTCGTGTTGATGTGGTCGGGATTGGTACAGTGATGCTTCGACTGATCACGGGCAAGGTTTTGACTCTCTCAAATGTTTTTCATATGCCCACAATTATAAAATGTTGTATATCTGTCTCGAAACTTTGTAAGATGGGCGTCAACGTTCTTTTTGGGGGTGAGGGAGCCGTTATTACGAAGGGTGCAGAAATTGTGGGAAAAGGATACATTGATGGAGGATTATATAGGCTCAGCATAATTGAAGAATGTGCAGGTGGGATTGAGATGCACAGGGATACAATGGgtttgatgactgtgagtgatCGCCTTGAAGAGGACAACAACCCACGGGCTCGAGGCTGGTATCTGAATTCTAAAACAAACTCGCACATGTGCAACTCTAGAGAAATGTTTGTGGACTACTACCCGGTGCATGATGAACAGGTGAATATGGGCGAAAATAACTCTGTTAAAGTGGCTGGTATTGGTACTGTGATGGTTCGGTTCACCACAGGCAAGGTTTTAACTCTTCCGAATGTTTGTTATGCGCCCACAATCGACAAATGTCTTGTATCTGTTAGCAAACTTGATGATATCGGATTCGGACATGTTTTTTGGGGGTGGGGAAGTTGTCATTAAGAAGGGTGATAAGATATTGGGAAAAGGATGCAAACAGGGTGGATTGTATCGGTTGAGCATCATTGAAGGGCAAGACCCAAAATCTGAGGGGAAAGTGGTGCACGAGGAAGAAATAGGCTTGATTACGGTCAATGAGGACCCTGTTTTATCCAATTTGAGACGTCGAGGCTGGTATTTGGCTTCTAGATGCACAGTTCATGTTTGTAACTCTAGGGATATGTTCACAAACTACCAAGCATGGTGTGGTCATGAGGTGATTTTGGATAACAATGAACATGTTGAGGTGGCTGGGACTGGGACAGTGAAGCTTCAGTTCACAACGGGAAAGATTCTGACTCTTACAAATGTTTTTCACATGCCAACAATCAAGAAGTGTCTCTTATCCCTTGGCAAACTTACTTCAATCGGTTGCATTGTGTGTTTTGGGAGAGGGGAAGCCATCATTAAAAAGGATAACAAGATTGTGGGAAAAGGCTACAATGAGGATGGATTGATGCGGTTGAGCATTGTTGATGAACACCAAGGTCGGGATTGAGGCGTCTGAGTGATAGTTTATCAGTTTATGTCTTGGAATATCGGTAATACTAATGTTGGTTTTAGCCTACTAAATTCCTCTATGCATAGTAACAATGGAATTTGTAAGAAAATGTCTGGCCAAATTTAAACAATGGTAAATCTGGTTgctattgaaatattttttatgtttcaatCCTAATCTATTTATGACCTATATggattaatttttgaaaatgttttcttttttggttttctgGAAAACCCTTTTAGAGTATCTGTTCGAAATCCATAAGATTTCCATGTTCTGTATAATCAGGAATATATCATCATCTAAACTCGTCAATCTCTTCTCAGATTATTAATAGAGAGAGGCTCGCCCTTGAAAGCCTTGTTTGGTTATGGCTTTTAGCCTTTTAGAACCACTCTCGCCACCAACTAAGATAGAATTTTGATGATTCAACCTCATTTTGACATAGATCGAGGGCATAAGCGACAATCAACATCCAAGCCTCAACCAGGTAAAGTTGATATTAGGACATTGATTTTACGAGGGACGCAAGAGTTACAATCAAATTTCTTACCCAAGCATCCTCGGGCCTAATAACAATTTTTCATCAATCATCCTTGAAAGCTTCTCAACAGTAAATGACTTTGGCAGGTCCAAATGTCCAATACCAGCTATCAGTTTCACCTGTACTCCAAGAAAAGTTAGCCAAAGTACTTACTAAAACTATTAAGTTCATCGAGATCTCTGCTTCTTGGGTCAGTTCGCCAATGCCTCGCCGAGTCTCATTGCAAAACCAACCATCTATCACTCGAACATAAATATCCCTGATATCCGATTATAAGTTGGTTGGATCAAAACAAAAATGAGACATTGACATGAATCAAACCAACTTGTTGCCAATTTAACGATACACCAAACCACACAAAACAATGACTTACTCATTACCCACCCTACTTTAATGTAAGCAGCAGCATGCATTTGTTAGTTTGCATCAAGGATTTATTGATGAAACCCTTCAATGGAATGATATTTTGGGTTAAGATGCACTAGATATGCCATGTAAAAACATTTCATAGTTACTGACACACATAAGATGCTCACATATAAAAGTAACCGGCTACCATAGGTAAATATTAGGTGAGATGGTTTTTTAGTCGACTAAAGTTTAGGAttacaacatttttaaaaaagttaaatggttaaaacatttatattatcAAAGTTAActgataaaaatattattaactcttttaaatataagtttttaataGTAATCTATATAGGCATATGTGGCGAGGGGAATATCGTCGATAGACCCAAAGGCTACCGGTGGCTTTTGTTTATACTCATGAGCCTAATCTTTTTTTGGGCTCGTTTTTTATAAATATCTTGGTCTTGTtgtatttacatttttagcattTAACTTTGTTGTATGTACACATTTACCCCTGTTTTTACTATATGATCAGTTTGCAAAGGAAACGGAATAAATAATAAATCAGAAGTTGTGTTCCATCTCTGCcaagtgtgtgtgtgagagagataAACGGAAAGAATTCCTTCAATCAAAGTCAGAGGTAAAATTCAACGCTTGAAATTTATGTTGTAGTTTTGTTCGATGCATcacattaattaaattaaacatttctttgagtttttttcaaaatagtATCGTGagaaaacttatttaccaaactagtatagttttaataatatttaccattttagtataaaacataattaaacattatatatatatatatatatatatatatatatatatatatattaaatataataaataaagatatgttGATAACACCTGTTGTTCGATTGTATTCAcgttcattttttctttcaataaagaTTGGGTATAAAAAATACAACCATACACATTGATTAATTAGGCAAACACAAAATCAATACTATGAGTTTTCTGAAGATGAAACAACACTACAAAGACAAAAATATTGGCATTTACGATGACACGTGAATACAAATCGATCAAGTATGTCCCAAACACTAAAAATTTATGCTCTATAATATCGAtctaatttgatattattatacGCCAATTAGTTTAATAATCTGAGATAAATAGGATAATAGCTAAAGCTAAAAGCAATTACTTGGTTGTTAATCAGAGATGTTATTCTCAATGGGATGACATCATCTCTATAAATGTCTCTTCCATTGATTCGACGATCCGcatttgatttatcatttattttattgtttcaaCAGAAATAccatatattttactatttctttgttagtgatttttgtatatttatcaacatttttttgtataaagttagtttcgattcaaaCGTGCtgaagacaattttaaccaacaaattgTTGGACCTCCAATcccctcctcatggaaaataccttgagacgAGAAACCCAAAATTCGAACCCGAGACATTGGGGAAAACTCACCTTCGAGACCCACAtaataaatttagaaaataCCCCTGACCAGCCCACCTAATCTAatgtttaattaagttatatactaacatatctttatttattatatttaataaatataaatataatgtttaattatgttttatactaaaattGTAAATATTATTGAAACTATACTAGTTTAGTAAATAAGTTTTCCCACTACactagtttggaaaaaaactccATTTCTTTTgcctttcaaaaagaaaaataattaaacattttGGTCGGAGATTACTAAATTAAACAGTTTAGTAATTGACTAAttctaataaataaacaaataaataaatgtgtTAGAAAACGATTCATATAAAGGGAATACAGGGAATCGTTGTTTGTAAattgttataaataaaaaaatggtcCCCGgatctttattattatatgcATATGATTCCTATTCAATAGGGTTTAAGGAATCAAAATGGTCCCCGATGTTTATAAAATTGCTAGCTTCAAGATGTGTGAAGGTTTTTAGTGCTTACACTAGTCTtcgatatacaatttttttacatatagtATTTCTTTacatatgttttgttttgttggaCATGTTGAAAGGTGAGTTATGATGTATGCTCCTGTTACTCTaatctattttataaattagGCATGCGATACTTGACCGGTCAGGTATGGGTATGGTTTCTTACCTGTACTGAAGAACTTATAGATCAGATAATTGAAGAACACACAATTTGAGTTT
The sequence above is drawn from the Erigeron canadensis isolate Cc75 chromosome 4, C_canadensis_v1, whole genome shotgun sequence genome and encodes:
- the LOC122598628 gene encoding uncharacterized protein LOC122598628 — translated: MILSVSQLCKTGVNFLFGRDGAIIMKDDEILGKGSVVGGVYMMTGTLNVNQGSTGEIDMLRETMGLMNVTDHHDEDNTPLARGWYLNTKTNLHMCNSREMFVDYHPVSDEEVNFAENDSVKVVGIGTVIVRFTTGKVLTLSNVCHAPKINKCLVSVTELDGNGFSMVFGGGEVIIKKSDEIMGKGYKQGGSYRLSIIEGPEPKSEGKVVHKEKISLFPDNDPYLSNLRRRGWYLSSRCTVHVCNSRDMFMDYQAWSGHEVILDNNEHVEVAGTGTVKLQFTTGKIMTLTNVFHMPTIKKCLLSLHKFPENGLSIYSGEGGEIIIKKDSKIIGKGYNEDGLLRLSVVDEH